Proteins from a single region of Dyadobacter fanqingshengii:
- the mnmG gene encoding tRNA uridine-5-carboxymethylaminomethyl(34) synthesis enzyme MnmG, producing MFQEYDVIVVGAGHAGCEAAAAAATMGSSVLLITMNMHTIAQMSCNPAMGGVAKGQIVREIDALGGQSGIISDKTMIQFRMLNLSKGPAMWSPRCQSDRAMFATEWRNVLENNPNVDFWQDTAKEIIIKDGKACGVKTSLGIEILSKSVVLTNGTFLNGLIHIGEKNFGGGRTGEKAATGITEQLVTLGFEAGRMKTGTPPRVDGRSLDYSKMEEQPGDENPSKFSYSDTKPLAKQRSCWITYTNSEVHEILRTGFEKSPMFSGRIKGIGPRYCPSVEDKINRFADKDRHQIFVEPEGWDTVEVYVNGFSTSLPEDVQYAALRKIPGFESAKMFRPGYAIEYDYFPPTQLKSTLETHLIQNLFFAGQINGTTGYEEAACQGLMAGINAHQNVHEQDPFVLKRSEAYIGVLIDDLINKGTEEPYRMFTSRAEYRTLLRQDNADIRLTEKGYSIGLASQERLDNVQKKRAEVAEIIAAFSSTKLAPDEINPTLEMIGTAALREKISLAQLLKRPQISIDQLTEASPIVENLLEKFGKDSIHQAEINLKYDSYIEKEMLLVEKMNRLEDLNIIDNFNYDVVTSLSFEGREKLKRTRPSTIGQASRISGVSPSDISVLMLFIGR from the coding sequence ATGTTTCAAGAATATGATGTAATCGTGGTAGGGGCAGGCCATGCCGGTTGTGAAGCAGCAGCGGCTGCGGCAACGATGGGCTCCTCCGTTCTGCTGATTACGATGAATATGCATACCATTGCGCAGATGTCGTGCAACCCAGCAATGGGCGGCGTGGCGAAAGGACAAATCGTTCGTGAGATCGATGCGCTCGGCGGACAGTCGGGGATCATTAGCGACAAAACAATGATCCAGTTCCGGATGCTTAATTTGTCAAAAGGCCCCGCCATGTGGAGCCCGAGATGCCAAAGCGACCGCGCCATGTTTGCTACGGAGTGGAGGAATGTGCTGGAGAACAATCCCAATGTTGACTTCTGGCAGGACACTGCAAAGGAAATAATCATAAAGGATGGAAAAGCCTGCGGTGTAAAGACAAGTTTGGGAATTGAAATACTTTCTAAATCCGTGGTGCTTACCAACGGCACATTCCTGAACGGACTCATCCATATCGGTGAGAAAAACTTTGGAGGCGGTCGCACAGGTGAAAAAGCTGCGACCGGAATCACGGAGCAACTGGTAACATTAGGTTTTGAGGCAGGCCGCATGAAAACCGGAACACCACCAAGAGTTGACGGACGCTCGCTCGATTATTCGAAAATGGAAGAGCAGCCGGGCGACGAAAATCCATCCAAATTTTCATACTCAGATACCAAGCCACTCGCCAAGCAAAGAAGCTGCTGGATTACTTACACCAATTCAGAAGTTCATGAAATCCTCAGAACAGGGTTTGAAAAATCACCAATGTTTTCGGGAAGGATCAAGGGGATTGGCCCGCGTTACTGTCCATCGGTTGAAGACAAAATCAACCGCTTTGCTGACAAAGATCGTCACCAAATTTTCGTGGAGCCCGAAGGGTGGGATACGGTCGAGGTTTATGTCAACGGCTTCTCTACATCATTACCGGAAGACGTGCAATACGCTGCACTCCGGAAAATCCCAGGCTTTGAGAGCGCAAAAATGTTTCGTCCGGGATATGCGATCGAATATGATTACTTCCCCCCGACGCAATTGAAATCGACGCTCGAAACGCATTTGATTCAAAATCTATTCTTCGCAGGTCAGATCAATGGAACAACGGGCTACGAAGAAGCAGCTTGCCAGGGATTGATGGCCGGCATTAATGCACACCAAAACGTGCACGAGCAGGATCCGTTTGTACTCAAAAGATCGGAGGCATATATCGGCGTTTTAATCGACGACCTCATTAACAAAGGCACGGAAGAACCTTACCGAATGTTTACTTCACGCGCTGAATATCGCACGCTGCTTAGGCAGGACAATGCAGACATCCGCCTTACGGAAAAAGGATATAGCATCGGATTAGCAAGTCAGGAAAGGCTAGATAATGTGCAGAAAAAACGAGCCGAAGTGGCCGAGATAATAGCCGCATTTTCTTCGACCAAGCTTGCGCCTGACGAGATTAACCCAACGCTGGAAATGATTGGGACGGCTGCATTACGTGAGAAAATTTCCCTTGCTCAATTGTTGAAGAGGCCACAGATCTCGATTGACCAGCTTACGGAAGCCAGCCCGATCGTGGAAAACCTCCTCGAGAAATTTGGAAAGGACTCCATTCATCAGGCTGAGATCAATTTAAAATACGACAGTTACATTGAAAAGGAAATGTTGCTCGTTGAGAAAATGAACAGGCTGGAAGACCTCAACATTATCGATAACTTCAACTATGATGTTGTGACTTCGCTGTCTTTTGAAGGACGTGAAAAACTCAAAAGAACCCGTCCTTCCACAATAGGACAGGCTTCCCGGATCAGTGGCGTGAGCCCATCCGACATTTCAGTATTAATGCTTTTCATAGGACGATAA
- a CDS encoding Dabb family protein: MLLFGAVASASPKNPTTKKMLRHVVLFKFKDSATPAQIKEVEEAFKALPSKIKEIKGLEWGTNNSPEGLSQGFTHAFFVTFDDEAGREVYLPHPDHKAFGKVLGPHLDKVLVIDYWTQE; this comes from the coding sequence ATGCTCCTTTTTGGAGCTGTGGCATCTGCTTCACCTAAAAACCCTACCACTAAGAAAATGCTGCGTCACGTCGTTTTATTCAAATTCAAAGACTCAGCAACGCCGGCACAGATTAAGGAAGTGGAAGAGGCTTTTAAAGCATTGCCGTCCAAAATTAAGGAGATTAAGGGCCTTGAATGGGGAACAAACAACAGCCCCGAGGGACTTTCACAAGGTTTTACGCACGCATTCTTTGTAACATTCGATGATGAAGCGGGTCGTGAAGTTTATCTTCCGCATCCTGACCACAAAGCGTTCGGAAAAGTGTTAGGACCGCATTTGGACAAAGTTTTGGTTATTGATTACTGGACACAAGAATGA
- the trpA gene encoding tryptophan synthase subunit alpha — protein MNRITNLFSGVNDHHEAGFLNVYFTAGFPELSDTMRVLQALQDGGADLVEIGMPYSDPVADGETIQKSNDRALENGMSVKILFEQLADMRDTISVPVLLMGYVNPVLQFGIEAFCKKCAEVGVDGLILPDMPMDVYLNEYKAIFDAYGILNIFLVTPQTSEKRIRQIDEISEGFIYTVSSASVTGSNTGVSDDMEVYFDRLNAMQLRNPRLIGFGIKDHATFKKASDYAAGAIIGSAFIRVLQESNDLEQDIKSFVRNVKNYPETIEA, from the coding sequence ATGAACCGCATTACAAACCTTTTTAGCGGCGTAAATGATCATCACGAAGCTGGATTCCTGAATGTATATTTCACAGCAGGCTTTCCGGAATTGAGTGACACTATGCGCGTTTTACAGGCTTTGCAGGACGGCGGCGCTGATCTGGTTGAGATTGGTATGCCTTATTCGGACCCTGTTGCTGACGGCGAAACCATTCAGAAAAGCAATGACCGCGCGCTTGAAAACGGCATGTCTGTAAAGATCCTTTTCGAGCAACTGGCAGATATGCGTGACACAATTTCTGTTCCTGTGCTGCTGATGGGTTATGTCAATCCGGTTTTGCAATTCGGCATCGAAGCATTTTGTAAAAAATGCGCTGAGGTTGGCGTTGACGGGCTGATCCTGCCAGATATGCCTATGGACGTGTATTTAAATGAATACAAAGCCATTTTCGACGCTTACGGCATTCTGAATATCTTCTTGGTAACACCGCAAACATCCGAAAAGCGCATTCGCCAGATCGACGAAATAAGTGAAGGTTTTATTTACACCGTTTCCTCTGCAAGTGTAACGGGTTCTAATACAGGCGTTAGCGATGATATGGAAGTATATTTCGACAGATTGAATGCCATGCAACTCCGTAATCCGCGACTGATTGGTTTTGGGATAAAAGATCATGCAACATTTAAAAAAGCTTCTGACTATGCAGCAGGGGCTATTATCGGCAGCGCATTTATTCGCGTTTTGCAGGAAAGCAATGATCTTGAACAGGACATTAAGTCTTTTGTAAGAAATGTAAAAAATTATCCTGAAACGATCGAAGCATAA
- a CDS encoding DUF4175 family protein, which translates to MEGLLLRIQEYRQKYYQNQLLKGIIFSAGLLLSVFLFFNTIEYFGRFSSGVRGTLFFGFLAVLVFSFFQWVVQPLIHLSGLRKPISDEQAALQIGEYFPEIGDKLVNTLQLRGLTGTQSDLIEASIRQKSGQLLIVKFSDAIRFNENKKRIKYAIYPLAAIAAILLFNPSFFTSSSDRIIHFQKNYTYAPFSFVLENKSLKAFRNEDFTLKLKLRGEALPTAAYLVQNGSRFKLTNDGNQNYSYTFKNLQRDVAFSFDAAGFASEEYRINVAERPSLLSFDVNLHYPAYLNKPAEGLTNVGNLSIPEGTTIEWDFNTSATKSLAIKFDDDSALYRAKGDNGDHYAVRKTVKRSSQYQVTLKNEETTNADKIGYFINVVPDKFPVMNLENFQDTTLYNYLVLGGSISDDYGFSQLKMFYSVKRADQKNAAPAKGIPVPFNKTVNTQSFYFQWYVDSLKLGPGDKIEYYAQVWDNDGVNGPKSAKSRSIQFTVPSKDQLEAEIKKSEKETEDQMQSAMKKAQSLQKDLTNLDNKLKSNKELDFKEQKQIEEVLKKREELMKELQALQEKNQNANEKSKQFNQQSPELQTKLEQLQKLMNELMDKDTEKLYQELKKLLEQKQSDRMSSMMEKLKNKENNLEKELERTMKLFKQMQLEQKMENLTEKLDELADKEDQLADKSQENDKNKNSDDKKGKNEDLKKEQEKIQEEFEKAKEDSKEVEKMSEELEQPLDTQKEEQKNASEQMEESKEQLDKQENQKASKSQKKAAESMKKMSQSMQEAMEAAEMEQMQENLDALRDILENLITLSFDQETLMKDFRGVSLQDPRFIKLGQQQLKLKDDAKIVEDSLYALANRVIQIQSFITRELNDMKSYMDESVKSIKDRQINVATSKQQFAMTSMNNLALMLSDVFNQMQQQMAMAMPGSGKGKKGKQKGEQKGMGEMQEKLNGEMKKLGEGKEGQGNNSEKLARMAAEQAMIRKMIQDLMESQKGTEVGKQMGKELQEIAEKMDETETDLVNKRITPELIKRNQEITTRLLESEKAMKEQDEDEQRKAQSAKQLPRQPPAAFEKYIREKEKQTELLRTIPPTFSPFYKREVDTYFRKYQAKN; encoded by the coding sequence ATGGAAGGCCTGTTGCTCCGCATTCAGGAATACCGTCAAAAATACTATCAAAATCAGTTGCTAAAAGGCATTATTTTCTCTGCCGGATTGCTTCTGAGTGTCTTTCTTTTTTTCAATACAATCGAATATTTCGGGCGGTTTAGCTCGGGTGTCCGGGGAACACTGTTCTTCGGATTTCTGGCTGTGCTCGTTTTTTCATTTTTCCAGTGGGTTGTCCAGCCGTTAATCCATCTTTCCGGCCTTAGAAAACCTATTTCGGATGAGCAGGCGGCATTGCAGATCGGGGAATATTTTCCGGAAATAGGGGATAAGCTTGTAAATACATTGCAATTAAGGGGATTGACCGGCACACAATCCGACTTGATTGAAGCCAGCATTCGCCAGAAATCGGGCCAGTTGCTGATTGTTAAATTCTCAGATGCCATCCGTTTTAATGAGAATAAAAAGCGCATCAAATATGCCATTTATCCGCTTGCGGCCATTGCGGCGATCTTGCTTTTCAATCCGTCGTTTTTCACTTCCAGTTCTGACAGGATTATTCATTTCCAGAAGAATTACACTTACGCGCCATTTTCATTTGTTCTTGAAAACAAATCATTAAAAGCATTTAGAAATGAGGACTTTACATTAAAATTAAAACTGCGGGGCGAAGCATTGCCCACCGCGGCTTACCTGGTGCAAAATGGCTCCCGTTTTAAACTTACCAATGACGGCAATCAGAACTATTCGTACACATTCAAAAACCTGCAAAGGGATGTGGCTTTTTCTTTTGATGCGGCTGGATTTGCATCTGAGGAATACCGGATTAATGTTGCGGAAAGGCCCTCACTGCTTTCATTTGATGTTAATCTGCATTATCCGGCATATCTTAATAAACCGGCAGAAGGACTGACAAATGTGGGCAATTTGTCCATTCCGGAAGGAACGACCATTGAGTGGGATTTTAACACATCAGCAACAAAATCGCTCGCGATTAAATTTGACGATGACTCTGCATTGTATCGGGCCAAAGGTGACAATGGCGATCATTATGCGGTCCGGAAAACGGTCAAACGCTCGTCGCAATATCAGGTGACTTTGAAAAATGAAGAAACAACCAATGCGGATAAAATTGGCTATTTCATCAACGTCGTTCCTGATAAATTCCCCGTGATGAACCTCGAAAACTTCCAGGATACGACGCTTTACAATTATCTGGTGCTAGGCGGCTCAATCAGTGATGATTATGGCTTCTCACAGCTTAAAATGTTTTATTCCGTAAAGCGGGCCGACCAGAAAAATGCTGCGCCGGCCAAAGGAATTCCTGTTCCTTTTAACAAAACGGTTAACACCCAGAGCTTTTATTTCCAATGGTATGTAGATAGCCTTAAACTGGGGCCCGGCGACAAGATCGAGTATTATGCCCAGGTTTGGGATAATGACGGCGTGAATGGGCCAAAAAGTGCCAAATCCAGGTCAATCCAGTTCACTGTTCCTTCCAAAGATCAGTTGGAGGCTGAGATCAAGAAGTCGGAGAAGGAAACGGAAGACCAAATGCAGTCGGCCATGAAAAAGGCACAGAGCTTGCAAAAGGATCTGACGAATCTGGATAATAAACTCAAAAGCAACAAAGAACTTGATTTCAAAGAGCAAAAGCAGATTGAAGAAGTGCTCAAAAAGCGTGAGGAACTAATGAAGGAATTGCAGGCTTTGCAGGAGAAAAATCAGAATGCGAACGAGAAATCCAAACAGTTCAATCAGCAAAGCCCGGAGTTACAAACCAAGCTGGAACAGCTTCAAAAGCTGATGAACGAGCTGATGGACAAGGACACTGAGAAGCTTTATCAGGAATTGAAAAAATTGCTGGAACAAAAACAAAGCGACCGAATGTCGAGCATGATGGAAAAGCTTAAAAACAAAGAGAATAACCTGGAAAAAGAGCTAGAACGGACCATGAAGCTTTTCAAGCAAATGCAGCTTGAACAAAAAATGGAAAATCTGACCGAAAAACTGGATGAGTTAGCAGATAAGGAAGATCAGCTTGCGGATAAAAGTCAGGAAAATGACAAGAATAAAAATTCTGATGACAAAAAAGGCAAGAACGAGGATTTGAAAAAAGAGCAGGAAAAAATTCAGGAAGAGTTCGAAAAAGCCAAGGAGGATTCCAAGGAGGTTGAAAAAATGAGCGAGGAGCTTGAACAGCCTTTGGATACACAAAAAGAAGAGCAGAAAAACGCCTCTGAGCAGATGGAAGAAAGTAAGGAGCAACTTGATAAGCAAGAGAATCAAAAAGCTTCCAAATCGCAGAAAAAGGCGGCGGAATCTATGAAGAAAATGTCGCAGTCGATGCAGGAAGCAATGGAGGCTGCGGAGATGGAGCAAATGCAGGAAAATCTGGATGCCCTACGCGATATCTTAGAGAATTTGATCACACTGTCTTTTGATCAGGAGACATTAATGAAAGATTTTCGCGGTGTAAGCTTGCAGGATCCAAGATTTATCAAACTCGGACAGCAGCAGTTGAAGTTGAAAGACGATGCGAAAATTGTTGAGGACAGCCTTTACGCGCTTGCAAACCGCGTGATACAGATCCAGTCGTTTATTACCCGTGAGCTCAATGATATGAAGTCTTACATGGATGAAAGCGTGAAGAGCATTAAAGATCGTCAGATCAATGTGGCGACTTCCAAGCAGCAATTCGCGATGACTTCCATGAACAATCTCGCCTTAATGCTGAGCGACGTCTTCAATCAGATGCAGCAGCAAATGGCGATGGCGATGCCGGGAAGTGGCAAGGGCAAGAAGGGAAAACAAAAGGGCGAGCAAAAAGGAATGGGCGAAATGCAGGAGAAGCTGAATGGTGAAATGAAAAAGCTTGGAGAAGGAAAAGAGGGGCAGGGAAATAATTCGGAGAAACTGGCCAGAATGGCCGCTGAACAAGCGATGATCAGGAAGATGATCCAGGACCTGATGGAATCTCAAAAAGGCACGGAAGTAGGAAAACAGATGGGTAAGGAGTTGCAGGAAATTGCTGAAAAAATGGATGAGACTGAAACTGATCTTGTGAACAAACGCATTACGCCCGAACTCATCAAGCGTAACCAGGAAATTACGACACGTTTGCTGGAATCTGAAAAAGCAATGAAAGAGCAGGACGAGGATGAGCAACGCAAAGCCCAAAGTGCGAAACAATTGCCAAGACAACCACCTGCGGCGTTTGAAAAATACATTCGTGAAAAGGAGAAGCAAACTGAATTACTGAGAACCATACCGCCCACATTTTCTCCATTCTACAAAAGGGAGGTGGATACTTACTTCCGCAAGTATCAGGCTAAGAACTGA
- the ybeY gene encoding rRNA maturation RNase YbeY — MLHFFTENVDFDLLRPLKTKKWIKNTSISEGYEISELNYIFCNDEYLLEINKQYLDHDYFTDIISFDNSEEDNVIEGDIYISVDRVRENAATFHADFETEMRRVLIHGLLHLMGYDDTDEKLKAAMRAKEDQYLLLF, encoded by the coding sequence ATGCTTCATTTCTTCACCGAAAACGTCGATTTCGACCTGTTACGCCCGTTAAAAACAAAAAAGTGGATCAAAAACACCTCAATATCAGAGGGTTATGAAATATCAGAATTGAACTATATTTTTTGTAACGACGAATATCTTCTGGAAATCAATAAACAATATCTGGATCACGACTATTTCACGGACATTATTTCGTTTGACAATAGTGAGGAAGACAATGTGATTGAAGGTGATATTTACATTAGTGTCGACAGGGTAAGGGAGAATGCAGCGACGTTTCACGCCGATTTTGAGACTGAAATGCGCCGGGTTTTGATACACGGATTGTTGCATTTGATGGGATATGATGATACGGATGAAAAGCTAAAAGCTGCAATGCGGGCCAAAGAGGATCAGTATCTTCTGCTCTTCTAG
- a CDS encoding class I SAM-dependent methyltransferase has product MPLETLQNCPVCEKSSFNNYLNVEDYTVSHKEFTIQQCNSCYFLFTNPRPSEAEIGAYYQSEDYISHHDEEKTNLISKAYTAVRNHTIKQKVELINSLVPSKGKILDIGCGTGNFLAATAKDGWKISGTEPDSGARTLAQKRAGTAIYESINAGELTSETFDVITLWHVLEHVHLLNETVDWLYKHLNPNGRILIAVPNPQSFDAVKYGRFWAAYDVPRHLYHFTKGTMKTLLRKHNLDVKSILPMWFDSFYVGMLSSKYSGGSIDYFDSVKTGLLSNLRGRSKDKEQLNTSSLIYIVSKK; this is encoded by the coding sequence ATGCCGTTAGAAACTCTTCAGAATTGCCCCGTTTGCGAAAAATCCAGCTTCAATAATTATTTGAATGTGGAGGATTACACCGTTTCTCATAAGGAATTCACCATTCAGCAATGCAACAGCTGCTACTTCCTGTTCACTAATCCGCGCCCATCAGAAGCTGAAATAGGAGCCTACTATCAATCGGAAGATTACATTTCTCACCACGACGAGGAGAAAACAAATCTGATTTCGAAAGCATATACAGCTGTAAGAAATCACACGATCAAACAAAAAGTGGAGCTGATCAATAGCCTCGTGCCGTCAAAAGGCAAGATTCTGGATATCGGATGTGGGACAGGAAACTTCCTGGCAGCAACAGCGAAAGACGGTTGGAAAATTTCAGGCACGGAGCCCGATTCAGGAGCAAGAACATTGGCACAAAAAAGGGCCGGAACGGCTATTTATGAATCGATCAATGCCGGTGAACTGACTTCTGAAACCTTTGACGTGATCACATTATGGCATGTGCTTGAACATGTACATCTGCTGAACGAAACTGTTGATTGGTTATACAAACACCTTAATCCCAATGGAAGAATTTTGATCGCTGTTCCGAATCCGCAGTCATTCGATGCTGTAAAATACGGCCGTTTTTGGGCAGCCTATGACGTGCCCAGGCATCTGTATCACTTTACAAAGGGAACAATGAAAACGCTGCTCCGGAAGCATAATTTGGATGTTAAGAGCATTCTTCCAATGTGGTTTGACTCCTTTTATGTCGGAATGCTTAGTTCTAAATATAGCGGCGGAAGCATTGATTATTTTGATAGTGTGAAAACTGGGCTGCTGTCTAACCTCAGGGGCCGTTCCAAAGACAAGGAGCAGCTCAATACATCGAGCCTTATATACATTGTTTCAAAAAAATAA